From Paraflavitalea devenefica, the proteins below share one genomic window:
- a CDS encoding helix-turn-helix domain-containing protein, producing the protein MERSKTMIPYYTEINDFLASISWPGKTTNPDFYCLRLQPSDEPVQIYRPPFKRSFYFFSLLINSGKIEINYGDETVNDPESYLVFHSPNLVYSFSHNNALEGYVIYFKSECFSYFKPDFHTEFPLFNLLHTNLFKLDRATFQKLAPHFEEVFAAYERSAKDQHIEARVKLLGLLYYLKDFSLERKKEIRLATPQQILLRKYVQLVNNHYIDKRTVQEYADLLSVTANYLSQSVKAVSGKNALSYIAERLVSEAKSLIRYTDFEIAEIAYQLNFSDPANFGKFFKKQAGMSPSEFRNLGK; encoded by the coding sequence ATTTCCTGGCGTCTATCTCCTGGCCAGGAAAAACAACGAACCCGGATTTTTACTGCCTGCGTTTACAGCCATCAGATGAACCCGTACAGATATACAGGCCTCCCTTTAAAAGGTCCTTTTATTTCTTTTCGTTGTTAATTAACTCGGGGAAGATCGAAATTAATTATGGTGATGAAACGGTGAATGATCCCGAGTCGTACCTGGTTTTTCATTCCCCCAACCTGGTGTACAGTTTCTCCCACAATAACGCCCTGGAGGGCTATGTGATCTACTTTAAATCGGAATGCTTCTCTTATTTTAAACCGGATTTTCACACCGAATTCCCCTTATTCAACCTGCTGCACACCAATTTATTTAAGCTGGACCGTGCCACCTTCCAAAAGCTGGCGCCCCATTTTGAAGAAGTATTTGCAGCGTATGAAAGATCGGCCAAAGACCAGCATATCGAGGCGCGTGTTAAATTACTGGGCCTGTTGTATTATTTGAAAGACTTTTCCCTGGAAAGAAAGAAGGAGATACGGTTGGCCACCCCGCAGCAAATTCTACTAAGGAAATATGTTCAACTGGTCAATAACCACTATATCGATAAAAGGACCGTACAGGAATATGCGGACCTGCTCTCTGTAACGGCCAATTACCTTTCCCAGTCGGTCAAGGCTGTTTCCGGTAAGAATGCGCTCTCTTATATTGCCGAAAGGTTAGTAAGTGAGGCTAAGTCGCTCATCCGGTATACTGATTTTGAGATTGCTGAAATTGCCTACCAGTTAAACTTTTCTGACCCTGCCAACTTTGGTAAGTTCTTTAAAAAACAGGCGGGTATGTCTCCTTCGGAGTTCCGGAACCTGGGCAAGTGA
- a CDS encoding VOC family protein, with amino-acid sequence MATKVFINLPVKDLNKSKAFFEGLGFSFNPQFTDENAACMVISETIYAMLLTESYFKTFTKKEISDARKSTEVLITLDAASKEEVIGIVAKAKALGATMYSEPQDLGWMYQHNFADLDGHQWEFAYMDETQLPG; translated from the coding sequence ATGGCAACAAAGGTTTTTATCAATCTGCCCGTAAAAGATCTGAACAAGTCAAAGGCTTTCTTTGAAGGTCTTGGTTTCAGCTTCAATCCACAATTTACTGATGAAAATGCAGCGTGTATGGTGATCAGCGAAACTATATACGCCATGCTGCTGACGGAGTCCTATTTTAAGACCTTCACCAAAAAGGAAATCAGTGATGCCCGCAAAAGCACAGAAGTGTTAATCACATTGGATGCTGCTTCCAAAGAAGAAGTGATCGGTATAGTAGCCAAAGCAAAAGCATTGGGTGCTACTATGTACAGTGAACCGCAGGACCTTGGGTGGATGTATCAGCACAATTTTGCCGACCTGGATGGTCACCAATGGGAGTTTGCTTACATGGACGAAACCCAATTACCGGGCTAA